The nucleotide sequence TAGACCTGGTTGCCGGACTCCATGCGCTGCAGATCCAAAAAGTCATTGATCAGATTGGTCAGGCGCCGCGCTTCTTTGTAGATCGTCTTCAAATAGCGTTCCTGTTTTTCCGGCTTCAGCTGCTTGTTCAACAGCAGTTCAGTGAATCCGAGCACACTCGACAGCGGCGTCCGCAGTTCGTGGCTGACGGTGCTGACAAGTTCGGATTTCATCTTGTCCACTTCGCGCTCCCGTGTCACATCGCGGTGCACAAAAATCGTTCCCGTCTTCTCCTTGTCCACTACAACAGACGTGCTGTAGACATCAATCACGCGTTCATACGGTTCATTGACGGTGTATTGGAAAGCATTCGAGGTGAAATTTTTCCCGTCGATGCATTTGCGCAGGAATGCCAGCATTGCTTCCGGAGCTGTCGTCTGTTCCGCCATCGCATGGATCCAGATTTCCTGTTCAATATTCGCATCAAGCGGCACATCGCCGCAATCCAGCATGGTGTACATCGTCTGGTTGCGCTGCACCATATTGCCGTTCTTTGAGATAAACTGAATCCCTTCGTTGATGTTGTTGATGATGCGTTCGTTAAGCGTCCGCTCGTGGATGGCGGCGTCGTACAATTGAATGCGGTCGATTGCCAGATGGATCCGGTTCAGCAGTCCGCTGATGTCCAGCTCTTCTTCTTTCGAGAACGTCCGGCCCACACGGGACAAGCCAATGAGCGCGATGTTTTCCTGCGCTTCGTTCTTCACGGAAGCGTACAGATCGCTGATATACACTTTCCCCATCGCAATGCCTTTCTCATGATGCGCTTCCCGCTGCATCACAAACGATTCACGGCCCTTCAGCCGCTCGGTCAGATACGGGGTCCGCTCGTCCCGGAACTGCAGGAACATATCCTCTGTAAATCCTTCCAAGGCAAATTCCCCAGTCTTTGGCAGCCACAGCACCCCGCTGTCGATTTCATAGGCATCCTTGAAATACCGGAGCGTCGCGTCGGCCAATTTCTGCTTGTCCAAGGTGAAGGACAGAATGTGATTCAGATCGTTGTACCGGATGAGCCGTTCCTTCGCCTTTTCGGTTTCCTCCAGCGATTCTTCCAGTTCGGCTTGCTTCGCCTGCAATTCGCCCTTGTTCAGCAGCAGCGCCTGGTTCTGCGTCGTCAGCTCTTCCTGATTTTCCCGGATGGTCTGAATCATATTATGGAACGTCATCGATAAAACGCCCAGTTCATCCGAACGGGCAAGCGGCTTGTACGCGACTTCCCCGCCGCCGACAAAGCCTTCGATCGATTCCCGCATGCCCTCTAAAGGCTTCACGATATCATTCAGTGCGCGCAGAATAATCAGTGCAATCACCACGAACAACAGGACGAACAATAGCGTCAGCACAAAGGCGAAATTCTCCGCATCGTTTAAGATATCCTCGTTCAATTGCCGCAAGCCCGCTTCAGAAGTCGTCTCGTACTCATCCGCAAAAGCGACGAACTCGTTCACCGCAGCGTTGGTGCCGTCGCGCGAAAGCTGACGCAGCCGAGCATAGTCCTCCGCCCGCACAGCTGCGATCGAATTCGGCAGGACTTCGCTTTCATAGGTCTCAAGAAATGCGCTCAAATCCGCAATCGGCTCCCGCTCCTCCGCGGTCAGCGACAACCGGTTCATCCCTTCGACCGTATCCTTCAACTTATTGAGCTCCGCATAGGCAAGCCCCAATTCCCGCTCATTCTGGAACGAATAAAAGCCGCGGATGCGGAAAAACAACTGGTTCAGCGAACCTGAAAGTTCCTTCAGCTTCTCCTGCTTCTCCAGCAGTTCGGTGTACTCGACCAATTGTTCCTCCTGCTGCTTGTTCATATAAAAATAAATTCCGGCAATCAATAACGAACAAATGAGCAAGGAAGAAAAGGTCAACCTCAAATATTTATGCCTGATGCCTTTTTCCGATAAATTGCGCATGCATGTGCCTCCTGGATTCTGTTTGCTTCCATTCCTGTTTTGGGGTCTATCCTATCTACATTGTAATGCAATTTCCAAAAATACGCTTTTTTATTTTCACAATATATGACAATGCGCTGACGAACAGACTCCCGTCAAAATGGCTGCTCTTTTTGATCCCGTTTTAACTTGGAAAAAGCTTTTAATGCGGAAAAGCAGCAGCGTCTGATAGAAGGGGTCATTCCACTTTATGAATGTAAACAATAAAACAGCACGCGGATTGGCCATCAAGGCCTTAACGACCCGATGCATCAGCGTGCTGTTTTTTTATCTTGATCATGAAAAGCCACTAACCGGTGAAGTTATTCGAACAGCGGGCTGACCGGCTTTTCGTTGTGGACGTGCTCAATCGCTTCCGCCAATAGCGGCGCAACCGACAGGATCGTCATTTTGGAAATGCGTTTCTCCTGAGGAATCTGGATGGTGTTGGTGACGACCAGTTCCGTGATGGCCGAGTCTTCAATCCGCTGAATGGCGGGGCCGGACAATACGCCGTGCGTGCAGCACGCATAAACGGCTT is from Planococcus liqunii and encodes:
- a CDS encoding ATP-binding response regulator: MRNLSEKGIRHKYLRLTFSSLLICSLLIAGIYFYMNKQQEEQLVEYTELLEKQEKLKELSGSLNQLFFRIRGFYSFQNERELGLAYAELNKLKDTVEGMNRLSLTAEEREPIADLSAFLETYESEVLPNSIAAVRAEDYARLRQLSRDGTNAAVNEFVAFADEYETTSEAGLRQLNEDILNDAENFAFVLTLLFVLLFVVIALIILRALNDIVKPLEGMRESIEGFVGGGEVAYKPLARSDELGVLSMTFHNMIQTIRENQEELTTQNQALLLNKGELQAKQAELEESLEETEKAKERLIRYNDLNHILSFTLDKQKLADATLRYFKDAYEIDSGVLWLPKTGEFALEGFTEDMFLQFRDERTPYLTERLKGRESFVMQREAHHEKGIAMGKVYISDLYASVKNEAQENIALIGLSRVGRTFSKEEELDISGLLNRIHLAIDRIQLYDAAIHERTLNERIINNINEGIQFISKNGNMVQRNQTMYTMLDCGDVPLDANIEQEIWIHAMAEQTTAPEAMLAFLRKCIDGKNFTSNAFQYTVNEPYERVIDVYSTSVVVDKEKTGTIFVHRDVTREREVDKMKSELVSTVSHELRTPLSSVLGFTELLLNKQLKPEKQERYLKTIYKEARRLTNLINDFLDLQRMESGNQVYRMDKLSMSEMIIETAEKFRTQMTHPIVLIDDASDVIVEGDRERLAQVLMNLIGNAIKFSPQGGNVAISLRNDSKNLHVSIQDQGIGIPAEDISKLFSKFQRIDNSSRRKIGGTGLGLAICQEIIQKHDGTIWIESEEGQGTAIHFELPLLSETVEYTNHEGTEGNPPVMIVEDDMSLALLLSEELKQNGFKVIYHTSPQEAFKEAKRSPLVGAVVDIMLGEELSGWDLVDMMKKDAETKDIPIVISSALDPVADVQKITKISHYLTKPYAPVDLSKVMKKLLDGQHESGVIFYPEKEPVLDGDN